A single Nitrosospira multiformis ATCC 25196 DNA region contains:
- a CDS encoding cupin domain-containing protein, with amino-acid sequence MTKIRLLGGLSPSDFLQDHWQKKPLLIRKALPDFSGLLDANELIDLACQEDAQSRLVTRRNGRWEVRHGPFAPRAFARLPQKGWTLLVQDVNHFLPAARELLLKFNFIPHSRLDDLMVSYAPEDGGVGPHFDSYDVFLLQGTGRRRWRISGQKDRTLVAAAPLKILQDFRPEQEWVLEPGDMLYLPPGYAHDGVAVEPCMTYSIGFRAPTYQELAMQFLVHLQDSCEIAGIYEDPDLRIQTHPGQISSAMLDQVNAALDKIEWDNVEVERFIGMYLTEPKPHVFFMPPQEPISERKFVHQIRKGKLQLDLKSRMLFRENRIFLNGDVYEVGKTAQRILGELADRLALSPVRDIDAETQALLYQWYLDGYVVYVEDTGAVEEIQESIIERK; translated from the coding sequence ATGACGAAAATCCGGCTTTTAGGCGGCCTCTCGCCCAGCGACTTCCTTCAGGATCATTGGCAGAAAAAACCTTTGCTGATACGCAAAGCCTTGCCGGATTTCAGCGGACTGCTGGATGCCAATGAGCTTATCGACCTGGCCTGTCAGGAAGATGCGCAATCGCGTCTGGTTACCCGTAGAAACGGCCGATGGGAGGTGAGGCATGGCCCCTTCGCACCTCGCGCTTTCGCACGGCTGCCGCAGAAAGGCTGGACTCTGCTGGTGCAGGACGTCAATCACTTCCTTCCGGCGGCGCGTGAACTGCTGCTGAAATTCAACTTCATTCCACATTCCCGGCTCGATGATCTGATGGTCAGCTACGCTCCCGAAGACGGGGGCGTGGGGCCCCACTTTGACTCCTACGACGTTTTTCTGCTGCAAGGAACAGGCCGCAGACGCTGGCGAATATCGGGCCAGAAGGACAGAACGCTGGTGGCCGCCGCACCGCTCAAGATTCTGCAGGATTTCAGGCCGGAGCAGGAATGGGTACTGGAACCAGGCGACATGCTGTATTTGCCGCCCGGCTATGCGCACGATGGAGTTGCGGTGGAACCCTGCATGACCTATTCCATCGGTTTTCGCGCACCCACCTATCAGGAGCTCGCGATGCAGTTTCTCGTTCATCTCCAGGACAGCTGTGAAATAGCGGGTATCTACGAGGATCCGGATCTCAGGATTCAAACTCATCCCGGACAAATCAGTTCCGCGATGCTGGATCAGGTCAACGCGGCGCTCGACAAAATCGAGTGGGACAACGTTGAAGTGGAACGTTTTATCGGTATGTATTTAACCGAACCCAAACCTCACGTTTTTTTTATGCCTCCTCAGGAGCCGATATCCGAACGGAAATTCGTGCATCAGATAAGAAAAGGAAAACTGCAACTGGATCTGAAAAGCCGCATGCTCTTCAGGGAAAACAGAATTTTCCTGAACGGAGACGTATATGAAGTAGGAAAAACCGCACAACGGATACTAGGAGAGCTGGCCGATCGTCTTGCCTTATCCCCTGTGAGAGATATCGATGCCGAAACACAGGCGCTGCTATATCAGTGGTACCTCGATGGTTACGTCGTTTATGTTGAAGATACCGGGGCAGTTGAGGAAATCCAGGAATCGATAATAGAAAGAAAGTAA